The genomic stretch ATAAAATTGAGCATAATGGTAGGGTTTCTTTTTAGCAAATTTATAACAATCCTGATAAATTGATCATTTTTTATTCAGGATATCATGAATAGCACTGCTTAGAAGTCTCATTTCAGGGAGGATTGCCGGAGGGGTAGGTAGATTATTATCTGAGGGTAGCGGGGCTTTTCCGAGTTGATCCTGCTCAAGACGAACATAATATCCTTGTTGTTCCATCCATTCGGAAAGGTACTGTTGTTCCGTTTGGCCGGGAGTGGGGACAAGGACGGCCTTTTTCCCGCTTACCTGCAGATCCATTAAGGTTGAATATCCCGGCCTGCAAAGAATAAGACGGGCATTAGCCATCATGTTTTGAATTTCCCGGGTATCCGCGTGACTAAGGATACGTATATCTGGGGATGGTTCATCAATATCCTGCTTTTCTGTCATTCCGGCCAGAATGATACCTCCTGTTCTTTCCAACTGTAATTGCTGCAAAACCTTTCCCTGGAATATTGATCGTTGTGGCTCCGGTCCGGAGATGATAGCCAGTATTTTATTTTCATGTTCATCAATAGGGTCTATGTTCGGGTTATCAAGTGAGAAACGGGTAAGAGGTCCAATAAACCTCGTATTGCGAGGTAGTTTGTATTTGTGGGAAAGATCTCCCGAAAGGTTTATTTTATCGGGCAGATCGGGAACCCAGCACCGGTCGAATTTCCTGATAAAACATAAGTGCAGCAGATGAAGGAAATATTCAAAAAATGATATGCTTTTCGGCACCTTTATCATTAGCTGGTGGGTAATATACACCGAAAAGGTTTTCCGGCTCCAGCATCCGAAACGGTTATCGGAAATAACAAGGTCGATGCCATAATCCTGAACGATTTTTTCAAGTTGCCGATGCTCTTTGCGAATTCCTGTAAATATCTGTGGTGCCTTCATAATCATATGACGGATCATACTTCCTTTTTGAGGGTATGTAATATTGTATCCAGGAAAATCAATGAAATGTAAATCCTTGAATTCTTTTTTCAGGAAGTCCAAAG from Bacteroidota bacterium encodes the following:
- a CDS encoding glycosyl transferase family 28; protein product: MINEKKILICPLDWGLGHATRCVPIIYMLQDSGAKVFIAGGGRALDFLKKEFKDLHFIDFPGYNITYPQKGSMIRHMIMKAPQIFTGIRKEHRQLEKIVQDYGIDLVISDNRFGCWSRKTFSVYITHQLMIKVPKSISFFEYFLHLLHLCFIRKFDRCWVPDLPDKINLSGDLSHKYKLPRNTRFIGPLTRFSLDNPNIDPIDEHENKILAIISGPEPQRSIFQGKVLQQLQLERTGGIILAGMTEKQDIDEPSPDIRILSHADTREIQNMMANARLILCRPGYSTLMDLQVSGKKAVLVPTPGQTEQQYLSEWMEQQGYYVRLEQDQLGKAPLPSDNNLPTPPAILPEMRLLSSAIHDILNKK